The genomic region TTGGGGAACACAGTGTCAATATTAATTTTAGTGGAAATGTCAAGCAGTAGGCCAATGACTATTACCGCAAACCAGCTGAGTAAACAAGTAAGTACATTTTccaatgtattttttaaataataatctACTACTGTACATTATTGTGTGTGGAAGTACATCATTTTATCCTTTCAAATGATCAGTGTGCCTACTAGTAACATAATGTGAGATCAATGGAACATGGAGATGTGATGAAATCCTTGGTGAGATATTACCACGTGTCTCACAGGACATGGGCTCAAAAAATAATGGCAGGTTTATtagagactgaaaatatttgacatgggtccccagatcctcaaaaatgtctacagctgcaccatcgagaacatcctgaccggttgcatcaccgcctggtatggtaactacccggcatctgaccgtaaggtgctacagagggtagtgcgaacggcctagtacgtacgtcactggggccaagcttcctgccatccaggacttatatgataggcagtgtcagaggaagtcccGAAACAttgtcacccaagtcatagactgttctctctgctaccgcacggcaaccggtaccggagcaccaagtctaggtccaaaaggctccttaacagcttctacccccaagccataagactgctgaacaattaatcaaatggccacccggattatttgcattgacccccccctgtttattatctatgcatagtcaatttacccctacctacatgtacaaatgacctcacctaacctgtacctccgcacattgactcggcacTGGTACccacattattgttattttaactgcattgttggttaagggcttgtaagtaagcatttcatggttaggtctactacacctgttgtattcatcatttcatggttaggtctactacacctgttgtattcatcatttcatggttaggtctactacacctgttgtaaatcaaatcaaatcaaatcaaatttatttatatagcccttcgtacatcagctgatatctcaaagtgctgtacagaaacccagcctaaaaccccaaacagcaaacaatgcaggtgtaaaagcacggtggctaggaaaaactccctagaaaggccaaaacctaggaagaaacctagagaggaaccgggctatgtggggtggccagtcctcttctggctgtgccgggtagagattataacagaacatgaccaagatgttcaaatgttcataaatgaccagcatggtcgaataataataaggcagaacagttgaaactggagcagcagcacagtcaggtggactggggacagcaaggagccatcatgtcaggtagtcctggggcacggtcctagggctcaggtcctccgagagagagaaagaaagagagaattagagagagcatatgtggggtggccagtcctcttctggctgtgccgggtggagattataacagaacgtggccaagatgttcaaatgttcataaatgaccagcatggttgaataatagtaaggcagaacagttgaaactggagcaggagcatggccaggtggactggggacagcaaggagtcctcatgtcaggtagtcctgggacatggtcctagggcccaggccagttgaaactggagcagcagcatggccaggtggactggggacagcaagcagtcatcatgtcaggtagtcctggggcatggtcctagggctcaggtcctccgagagagagaaagaaagagagaaggagagaattagagaacgcacacttagattcacacaggacaccgaataggacaggagaagtactccagatataacaaactgaccctagccccccgacacataaactactgcagcataaatactggaggctgagacaggaggggtcaggagacccCTCCTGTCATCATTTCATggttaggtctactacacctgttgtattcatcatttcatggttaggtctactacacctgttgtattcatcatttcatggttaggtctactacacctgttgtattcatcatttcatggttaggtctactacacctgttgtattcatcatttcatggttaggtctactacacctgttgtattcatcatttcatggttaggtctactacacctgttgtattcatcatttcatggttaggtctactacacctgttgtattcatcatttcatggttaggtctactacacctgttgtattcatcatttcatggttaggtctactacacctgttgtattcatcatttcatggttaggtctactacacctgttgtattcatcatttcatggttaggtctactacacctgttgtattcatcatttcatggttaggtctactacacctgttgtattcatcatttcatggttaggtctactacacctgttgtattcatcatttcatggttaggtctactacacctgttgtattcatcatttcatggttaggtctactacacctgttgtattcggtgcatgtgacaaataacatttgattggattACATTAAGTAATAGGCATAAACATAGGATCCAGAGTGTGATcacttttttatttgtttaattttTCTGTTATTTTACTTAAATACATGGCCCTATAATTATTAGTCACAATCTACAACTATAATCTATAACTCTTAGATATAATATGTAACACAAAAGTTAAAAGAGATTAGCTATTAGATTCAATATATACAAGTGCCCTCCttaattattgggacagtgaagcatTTTTTCTTCTTTTAGCGCTAATCTCCAAAtatatgaggttaaagtgcagactgtcagctttaatttgagggtatatTCATCCACATcgggtgaaccatttagaaattacagcactttttgtagcctacatcaagcttgtgactacacaTTCTTTGGACACATTTTCTGTGTTTTTGGGGGGTTTTGTtttagattattttgtgcccaaaataaattaatggtaaataatgtattgtgtaattttgtagtgactttttaaaaaaaagaggaatataatatgtttctaaacacagctaccatgattatgaattaattgtgaataatgatgagtgagaaagttacagatgaaCCAATATCATAtcaccaagacatgctaacctgtCATCATTACAACAACGGGAGTTTAGCATTTTTGGGGAGCATTTTTGGGGACGACCCGCGTCTCATAACACTTGTGTGTAAACGGAAGTCAGACGCCACAAACTCTTTTCACTAAAACCGGTTAAAACAGTGCACAGTAAGTGTgtattttgcatttgtgaaatgattttgatgtgatatgaaagtacAGGGATATATGTTTCCTGAACCATAACACAAAATGAGAATGTTTAGATGGGAGTATTTGGCTGTTCTGGCTTCCATAGTCAATTCGCCTTTAAACGTTATTCTACCTTTATTTCAACAAGGAACAGACTGGGACCAATGTCTCTTTTACAGCGGGGCCCTGCGTATacatgtttacacatacagtttaGGTACAATGATTAAGAGACTACACAATACAAACGATCAcagataaaacaaaaatatacagtagcagattattacatttacacatatgttattcccctaacagcGTTTGGCTCATTATTGAGCTGAGCGACAAAAGGGAATACTGAACCACACGAAAGGCATAAGAATGTGTACGCAGTTCTAAGCGGAACTTTTATTAACATCATTTTGACACGTCAGCTGAAGCACACGGACACATGTCGACGTTACACACGTAGCTACACTTCCTCACCCTCTGAAAAAACGATCTACCGATGTAACCAGGTGAAGGCCAAATAGGTAGCTATGTCTGTGTTTTTGACCGTATTAAATGCAATTCATACATAGTTGAAGGCAACGTTCGCAGTCGAATCAACTACAATCCATGTTTTGAACGATAGTCGACACATTCATTCATTAATCATTCATTGTATGGTTTGGCATGTGGTGTCGCATGACAACAGTCAACACAAGGTCGCATGACAACACAAGGTAACGTCAAAGATTTTTTTACAACGTCATGATAACATGCTTAGCTTGCTAACTATCTTGTACTATCTTGTTATCTCTCATTCATTGTCTAATGTTTGATCTTCAATTACCATTTTAACCAATATTTATTGAATTCACGTGGCCTTTTTGTTGTGTGTATTAGCTATAATAGAAACTCCAGGAAATATTTTCAATGTGTCATAGCGCTACGTTGTTTTGGTTCCCACCCACATCATGAGCCTGCTTGGGCTTCGTCAGCGGGAGAACGATGATTATTCAACCTGTATGCCTTCTCTCTCCCATGGATTAAGACTTCTAGCTAGCAACCTTCTCTCTCCAATTGGTCTGGATTAAGACTTCTAACGAGCAACCTTCTCGCTCTCCAATTGGTCTGGATTAAGACTTCTAGCTAGCCACCTTCTCTCTCCAATTGGTCTGGATTAAGACTTCTAACGAGCAACCTTCTCTCTCCAATTGGTCTGGATTAAGATGTCTAGCTAGCAACCTTCTCTCTCCAATTGGTCTGGATTAAGATGTCTAGCTAGCCACCATCTCTCTCCAATTGGTCTGGATTAAGATGTCTAGCTAGCCACCATCTCTCTCCAATTGGTCTGGATTAAGATGTCTAGCTAGCCACCATCTCTCTCCAATTGGTCTGGATTAAGATGTCTAGCTAGCCACCTTCTCTCTCCAATTGGTCTGGATTAAGACTTCTAGCTTGCAACCTTGTTTATGCAGAAGCTGGGCATTGCTGTATTAGCTGGAGATGCTAATTAGGGTCTCATCCAGACAAGGAATTCACTTGTTTGTAGTTGTACATTGCTTTTACAAAGGAAACCAACCTCAGACAAGTGTTGGCAATAAATATTGAGACCTagagccctcaaactcaactctggaccttaaAGCCAGTGCCACTGCATTTgaattgttcccctctaatcagggactgatttagacctgggacaccaggtttccctctaatcagggactgatttagacccgGGACACCAggtttccctctaatcagggacttatttagacctgggacaccaggtttccctctaatcagggacttatttagacctgggacaccaggttcccctctaatcagggactgatttagacgtGGGACACCAAATGTGAGCAATTCATTATCAGGTTGAGCAGAACCAGCAGGTTCCTGACCTCATAGAGTAAGAGTTGAGTACCCTTGGCCAAGACGTAACCCAACTAAAAACACAAACTGAGGGATAGAACAAAGCAGATATTTTTCCTAATAGAAAATGACTAACCCCTGCCTGCATCCTTCCTCTCCAGGTTTCCAGAGGGCACAGCTGGTTTGATGCCCGCGGCTCCACAATGGAGCTATCTGACTCAGTCACACATAAGAACGGGCGGCAGAGGAAGCCTGCTGTCCCCCAGAGGGACATGAGTGACGGGAATAGGGTTCGCAACACCACCCCtgacctggaggaggagggggaagcgTTGCTTCGAGGATCCGACACGGAGAACAACGGACAACCCAGTGTGCAGCCTGGGATCAGAGGGGAGCTGGGGAATGTATCTCTGCTACTCTTCCTTTATGTCCTCCAGGGTATCCCTCTGGGCCTGGCCGGGAGCATCCCTCTCATCCTGCAGAGTAAGAATGTCAGCTACAAGGACCAGGCCTTCTTCAGCTTTGTCTTCTGGCCCTTCAGTCTCAAGCTGCTGTGGGCCCCGCTGGTTGACGCGCTCTACCTGACCTGGTTTGGACGCCGGTAAGACACTGATTTATAAGACTGATATGTTTACTAATGTTTTATATTGTGTCTGATGGGTTGACTGCTGCAATCAAATGTGTCAAagcctcatctctccttctcaggAAGTCGTGGCTGGTGCCCACCCAGTACCTGCTGGGTCTCTTCATGCTGTACCTGTCGGTTACCGTGGATACGCTGCTGAAAAGTGATGAGGGGCAGGGTCCTGATGTGATAACCCTGACGGCGGTGTTCTTCATGCTGGCCTTTCTGGCAGCCACCCAGgtaactcacacacactcacacactccaaGTTATTGTGATACATAACTCTGTTATACTCCCTGATCCCAGGACATAGCAGTGGATGGCTGGGCTCTGACCATGCTGTCTAGGGAGAACGTGGGCTACGCCTCCACCTGTAACTCTGTGGGACAGACTGCTGGCTACTTCCTAGGCAACGTGCTCTTCCTGGCTCTGGAGTCAGCTGACTTCTGCAACAAATACCTGAGAGCAGAGCCTAAAGAGACTGGCATCGTGACACTGTCAGGTACAgaatgagggagggggagacaaagATGAGAAGGCTGAGATCAATGTCATCTGTGAAGCAGGAGGAAGAACGTTAATCCAGATATTTAGTTTAATCTTGCTACGGTCGACTGGTATTAAATACAATTACAGACATGCAGAGCTTGATGAACCCTCCTTGCTGAAGAGGGAATGTCCGTTGGCCAGGTTTTGCATTCGATCATCTTGCCCTGAGTAAACAATAGTTGCTGAAGACGATGGTATCAGAATTGTAGGACATTTTTTGTTTCCTTGTAATCTCTTGATAAGCATAGTTGTGAATAACGTGTACAAGGCATGTGCATTTCCATGCATTTTAGAACATCGATACACTGGCAATTTTGAGGCCAAGCAACTTTTTATTATCTGGGGATATTTGATCAATGCACAGATATTGGTGATTTTTGAGCTGAAGTGAGAGAAAATAAACTCTGGTTTTGGAGTGAACTTTTGGCTGATGATTTTCCATATGGTTTTGCCAgtcaacagacagtaacatgctatagaAGATGGGTGTATACATCTTGGCCATCACTGCATTGCTTTGCTGTTGTAACCATTCTGTAAcattgtcgttgtctctgattggctcCCTTGGCGCAGACTTCCTGTTTTTCTGGGGCGTGGTGTTCCTGGTGTCGACCACGCTGGTGGCCATTATGAAGAAGGAGAACGCCAGGGGACAGCACGGGAGGAAGAAGGTCCGGGAGGAGACTCAGAGCGTCATGGAAACATACAAACTGCTGCTCTCCATCATAAAGATGCCTGCCGTGTTCACCTTCTGTAGCCTGCTGCTCACTGCTAAGGTATCTACGATACAGCTGCACCTTACCTGACATGTCACCCAGTACAGCTTATCTATACTTATCACCCAGTACAATTTACTGCACCTTACCTGACATGTCACCCAGTACAGCTTATCTATACTTATCACCCAGTACAGCTTATCTATATTTATCACCCAGTACAGCTTATCTATACTTATCACCCAGTACAACTTACTGCACCTTACCTGACATGTCACCCAGTACAGCTTATCTATACTTATCACCCAGTACAGCTTATCTATACTTATCACCCAGTACAGCTTACTGCACCTTACCTGACATGTCACCCAGTACAGCTTATCTATACTTATCACCCAGTACAGCTTATCTATACTTATCACCCAGTACAACTTACTGCACCTTACCTGACATGTCACCCAGTACAGCTTATCTATACTTATCACCCAGTACAGCTTACTGCACCTTACCTGACATGTCACCCAGTACAGCTTATCTATACTTATCACCCAGTACAGCTTATCTATACTTATCACCCAGTACAACTTACTGCACCTTACCTGACATGTCACCCAGTACAGCTTATCTATACTTATCACCCAGTACAGCTTACTGCACCTTACCTGACATGTCACCCAGTACAGCTTATCTATACTTATCACCCAGTACAGCTTATCTATACTTATCACCCAGTACAGCTTACTGTACCTTACCTGACATGTCACCCAGTACAATTTATCTATACTTATCACCCAGTACAGCTTATCTATACTTATCACCCAGTACAGCTTACTGTACCTTACCTGACATGTCACCCAGTACAACTTATCTATACTTATCACCCAGTACAGCTTATCTATACTTATCACCCAGTACAACTTACTGCACCTGCACCTTACCTGACATGTCTATAAGTCAGGTTAAGCAGGCCAGAATGTGGTCACCCTGTTTAGCCTGTCTCTTATTTCTGAGGTGCCTACAGTGTAAACAACCTGCCTGGACAACAAGCCTAATTGACCTGCAGTATCTAACCCAGTCACTGTAAAGGTACCTGTGGGACTcagcagtctgtctctgtctgtctccagatgGGTTTCTCTGCAGCAGATGCAGTGACCGGTCTGAAGCTGGTTGAGGCAGGTGTTCCTAAAGAGCAGCTGGCATTACTGGCAGTCCCCATGGTTCCACTGCAGGTACTACTACCTCTCATCATCAGTAAATACACCGCGGGACCACGCCCACTAGACGTTTTCTACAAGGCCTTTCCCTTCAGGTATACacaatctctcacacacacacacacacacacacacacacacacacacacacacacacacacacacacacacacacacacacacacacacacacacacacacacacacacacacacacacttcctgtacATTTGTGTTTTCCTGTGTAGGTTGTTGATAGGTCTGGGGTATGCTGTGTTGGTGTGGTGGACTCCCAGTTTAAAGCAGGAAGGGGGATTCCCtctctactactacactatagTCCTGTTCAGCTACGCACTGCATCAGGTAACACTGTTCACACTATCTTTCCATCTCTGTTGTCTCTCAACCACACTATAGTCCTGTTCagctacacacactctctctctcctctttctctatcttttatttttatatatatatcattttatttatttgtttggcaggaggttagactgtttccatctcattttgtggACAGTGTGCGATGAAAccggtcttctcttgagagccagctCTGCTTTCAGaaagcctttctcaatagcaaggttatgctcactgagtctataTGTAGTCAAagctctttgtctgtctgtgtgacattCTGCAGTATACATCCACTTGATCCAGCTTGGGACACTATACACATACACTTTCTCAAACTCCTGCCTTTCCCCTCCTTTACCCACAGGTGGCGCTGTACAGCATGTATGTGGCCTGTATGGCTTTCCATGCTAAAGTGAGTGACCCAGTGATTGGTGGGACTTACATGACCCTGCTGAACACTGTCACCAACCTGGGGGGAAACTGGCCCTCCACCCTGGCATTGTGGATGGTCGACCCACTCACCTCAAAGGAGTGCCAGGGAGCTGCTGGGCAGAAATGTGGCTCCCCAGAGGAGACTGGGGTAAGTGGGAGAGAATTACCTGACAGTATTCCCATTGTACTGTCGTAGTACATTAAATAGCTATTATGTGAATTCTGTGGAAACACTCCTCTTAACCGtatctctgtctttttctctctctcccctcctacagCTGTGTGTTAAGGagggcggtgtgtgtgtgacgtcGTTGGATGGTTACTATGTGGAGTCGGTGGTGTGTGCGTTGATAGGACTAATGTGGTGGGCGTGgctagggaacaggatgagaagGCTACAGGACCAGAGCCCTGCAGCGTGGAGGTGCAGGATTGGTCAATGACAACGTTCACCCAGCTCCTGACCCCAGCAAGGCCAATCGCCAGACAGCTACAGTCTGATATAAAAGCTTCTGTCTGCTCAGCCTTTGACCCTGGCCTGAACATCGCTTCCTGTCTCTCATTTCTGTTTTTCTGTCTTCCTCCgactctctttatttctctccttctctgatgACTCTTCTCAGTGTCCCTCTGTTTTCCCTCCCTTTGCTCAGTGTATATATTATCCTTCAGCAGTCTGTCTCTGCGTTAACTGTAATTGTGGTCCGGCCACCACAAGACTATGGACCATAACGGTCAATAACCACATACTCACTTGGAGAGTCAAGAGTTATATTTCTCCTTGCAACGTCACATCCTCACCATGGCTTCTGTGGGTGCCGCTTCAACTATGTCCCATTGGAAACAAAAGAAGGAACTATTCTTCTTGATAGGAATATTTACAGTAGACATAGCTGCTCCTTCTCAATCCACATTGTCCGCTACTTAAACTATTTCACTTTCTCACTGTTTATTTGTGCCTTGCTCTGTTCTTCAAAGACTCCGATTTTAAAGTTGGTCAGATATTTTAAAAAAGGCATTCATCAACGAACGGTCATAAAAAGCAAACCACACATATATGGATGGTTAAATATGAACTTTGAGATGTACAGACAAGACCTAGTTGATAAATAGATCACGTTTCTGTGTGGAACATGGGAGTCAGAAATCACATTTCTATTCTTGATGTTAATCTATTGTCCCTTTGAAAGAAATGCCTAAATTATAACTACTGttttaatatacactgagtgtacaaaacgttaggaacaccttcctattgAGTTACTATGTTAAACGTCCCTAATGTTGAGTCCTTttgccatgttgactccaatgcttcccacagttggctggatgtcctttgggtgttggaccattcttgatgggaaactgttgagcgtgaaactcagcagcgttgcagttctttacacaaactggtgtgcctgacacctactaccataccctgttcaaaggcacttcaatcttttttTTCTTgacaattcaccctctgaatggcacaaacacaattcatgtctcaattgtctcccggcttaaatccttctttaacccgtctccttgcctccatctacactgattgaagaggatttaacaggtgacatcaataagggatctaaAGCCTTCACCCGGTCCGTCtgtcttaatgttttgtatactcagcgTATGTCTCTAACTTTTTGAATACAACAGTGTTTTCTCTATAACAGCAATGACAGGTCAGAGGTTGTGTGAAAGGGAGAAGGGAGTAAACAGTCATGTCTGGATCTGGGGATCACCTGTATCGGTTCTGTTTGGTTTATGTCATAGAAAATGGTCATGTTTTTCTGTTTGTTAATTCTCAAgagttatttttatttattttggggCTCTCTGCTCTATTCTACATCAGGCTGAACAAAATAATTTGCATTGATTCATGTGTGGGACACTGATAAATCAGATTCTGTGTTTCTCCTTTAATGTCTGCCCCTAACCACCTGTCCACATTCAGATGGGGCTCAGCTCCTAAAGGtgaaagtcagggttggggtatAATGAGATGATCCTAGATCAGGTTGTTCtccttttgtgtgtgtggggggacaaaGAGCACGTTGAGTTGCCACACCAATGCAAAGCCTTCATACTGTAACTGAGACGCTTGTTAGCCTTAAATATTTAATTTTTTAACTTTCTCTTTATTTTACATCTTGTGATGCTGCTGTATGTACATCGCCTTTTATGTCTGTGTCAGTACTTTTAACAATTTAAAATATTGCCTAAACTCTACCAGCCATTCATTTACATATGGATATGTTTGTATGTTTGACTTGTTTTGATTTACCAAATATTTAAATGAATGTtatttgttttagtttttttagCACTTTTTTTCATGTTGGTTTTGTCTTCATTTTCAGTTATACAttcttttaaataaaaaaaactccaCTCTAGTTATTTTACTAAATGTGTTTTTAAAGAACGTTCAACTACTCAATTTCCCATAGAATACAAATGATTTGTGATGGGCTGTTGCAAACCAATCTTTGATTCCCAACTCACATTTCTAAAAGCTGAAGTTAAAGACCTGCTTGGTATTGGAGTTGTCCCTAGTGGGAACAActctgtgggaattgaacccacaaccctggtattGCATGTGCCGTGCTCTACCGAGAGTGACTACCCGGGTTGGGATCAATTCCATTTAATTTCCAGTCAGTTCGGGAAGTACACTACAATTCCAattcaatgcttttcaattagAAACATTTTAGAGAAAAAAATCTATAATTATTGACTAGAATTTCGATGTGATTGACCCGAACTCTGCGCTGTACCCTGTGAGATTTGTCCGCTATGCTGTAAGATGTTCTGAGTAACTTTTGTACCAACATTCCCAAGATGTAAAATTGAAAATATTTACAGTAATAAATATCTTATGTAATACAATGAATATGCACTCTGGTTTCAAATGGTTTTATCTGATTACTCATAAAATACTGTACTTTACATTGTTAAAACGTTAATTAATCCTTTGTGGGTGTGTGAAGTCATAAGAATATTTCTCTACATATCTCACACCTAATTTATGCAATGTATAACATTTTCTATACGTGATATAACTTTAAATTTAGCAGTAGGATTAGATAATGAAGCATTTCTGAAAACGCCACACCAGATCTTCCATACATTACCTGGTGAGCTGGTGGGCAGACGGCCTTTGTCTTCCATACATTACCTGGTTGGCAGACAGCCTTTTGTTGTCTTCCATACATTACCTGGTGAGCTGGTGGGCAGACAGCCTTTTGTTGTCTTCCATACATTACCTGGTGAGCTGGTGGGCAGACAGCCTTTTGTTGTCTTTCAGACATTACCTGGTGGGCAGACGGCCTTTTGTTGTCTTTCAGACATTACCTGGTGAGCTGGTGGGCAGACGGCCTTTTGTTGTCTTTCATACATTACCTGGTGAGCTGGTGGGCAGACAGCCTTTTGTTGTCTTTCAGACATTACCTGGTGAGCTAGTGGGCAGACAGCCTTTTGTTGTCTTTCATACATTACCTGGTGAGCTGGTGGGCAGACAGCCTTTTGTTGTCTTTCAGACATTACCTGGTGGGCAGACGGCCTTTTGTTGTCTTTCAGACATTACCTGGTGAGCTGGTGGGCAGACAGCCTTTTGTTGTCTTTCAGACATTACCTGGTGAGCTGGTGGGCAGACAGCCTTTTGTTGTCTTTCAGACATTACCTGGTGAGCTGGTGGGCAGACAGCCTTTTGTTGTCTTCCATACATTACCTGGTGAGCTGGTGGGCAGACAGCCTTTTGTTGTCTTTCAGACATTACCTGGTGAGCTGGTGGGCAGACAGCCTTTTGTTGTCTTCCATACATTACCTGGTGAGCTGGTGGGCAGACAGCCTTTTGTTGTCTTTCAGACATTACCTGGTGAGCTGGTGGGCAGACAGCCTTTTGTTGTCTTTCAGACATTACCTGGTGAGCTGGTGGGCAGACAGCCTTTTGTTG from Oncorhynchus keta strain PuntledgeMale-10-30-2019 chromosome 18, Oket_V2, whole genome shotgun sequence harbors:
- the LOC118374647 gene encoding acetyl-coenzyme A transporter 1, with amino-acid sequence MELSDSVTHKNGRQRKPAVPQRDMSDGNRVRNTTPDLEEEGEALLRGSDTENNGQPSVQPGIRGELGNVSLLLFLYVLQGIPLGLAGSIPLILQSKNVSYKDQAFFSFVFWPFSLKLLWAPLVDALYLTWFGRRKSWLVPTQYLLGLFMLYLSVTVDTLLKSDEGQGPDVITLTAVFFMLAFLAATQDIAVDGWALTMLSRENVGYASTCNSVGQTAGYFLGNVLFLALESADFCNKYLRAEPKETGIVTLSDFLFFWGVVFLVSTTLVAIMKKENARGQHGRKKVREETQSVMETYKLLLSIIKMPAVFTFCSLLLTAKMGFSAADAVTGLKLVEAGVPKEQLALLAVPMVPLQVLLPLIISKYTAGPRPLDVFYKAFPFRLLIGLGYAVLVWWTPSLKQEGGFPLYYYTIVLFSYALHQVALYSMYVACMAFHAKVSDPVIGGTYMTLLNTVTNLGGNWPSTLALWMVDPLTSKECQGAAGQKCGSPEETGLCVKEGGVCVTSLDGYYVESVVCALIGLMWWAWLGNRMRRLQDQSPAAWRCRIGQ